The proteins below are encoded in one region of Clostridium pasteurianum DSM 525 = ATCC 6013:
- a CDS encoding LysR family transcriptional regulator — translation MHIKQLECFVNLAETLSYSRTAELLYITQPTVTHQINTLEDELRLKLFIRTKRKVELTPAGVSFYNDMKDILTRTNIAIAKAKNYAKDFDSNLSIGYEGNTEVKYLPNILSSFKEKFPHIHMYLKIADFKEKRHLFTNHNFDFIFTVKESIEDLSDICYEELFIGKFVCVLPKDHPLAFNSIIRIDNLKNQSLILLDPLKSPSEMTRVQKNIQTQCPMSAVYFSDGPLISYAMIKGRLGIAVMPDFVCPKDPELSFIPIDINDSISYGIAWHKNNKQDHIKGFVNITKQIYKN, via the coding sequence ATGCATATTAAGCAACTTGAATGTTTTGTTAATTTAGCTGAAACTCTCAGTTATTCTAGAACTGCAGAACTTTTATACATTACGCAACCTACTGTTACTCATCAGATTAATACTCTAGAAGACGAACTTAGATTAAAGTTATTTATTAGAACAAAGAGAAAAGTAGAGCTTACTCCAGCAGGTGTTTCTTTTTATAATGATATGAAAGATATTTTAACAAGAACAAACATAGCCATAGCAAAAGCAAAGAATTATGCAAAAGACTTTGATTCTAATTTGTCTATTGGTTATGAAGGTAATACAGAGGTAAAATATCTTCCCAATATATTAAGTTCTTTTAAAGAAAAATTTCCACATATACATATGTATTTAAAAATAGCTGATTTCAAAGAGAAAAGACACCTATTTACAAATCACAATTTTGATTTTATTTTTACTGTGAAAGAAAGCATTGAAGACTTATCTGATATTTGTTACGAAGAACTTTTTATTGGCAAATTTGTTTGTGTATTACCTAAAGATCATCCATTAGCTTTTAACAGTATAATTAGAATAGATAACTTAAAAAATCAGTCTCTGATTTTGTTAGATCCTTTAAAATCTCCATCTGAAATGACACGTGTACAAAAAAATATCCAAACACAATGTCCAATGTCTGCTGTTTATTTTAGTGACGGACCACTTATTAGCTATGCAATGATTAAAGGAAGACTTGGTATCGCAGTAATGCCAGACTTTGTATGTCCAAAAGATCCTGAGCTTTCCTTTATTCCTATAGATATAAATGATTCAATTTCTTATGGAATTGCATGGCACAAAAACAATAAGCAGGATCATATAAAAGGATTTGTTAATATTACAAAGCAAATATATAAAAATTAA
- a CDS encoding helix-turn-helix domain-containing protein, giving the protein MSPVQVGLPEGSRRRTPGLRREEVASLAGTGITWYTWLEQGREIQVSAQVLESLSGINAE; this is encoded by the coding sequence ATCTCTCCTGTACAAGTAGGGCTTCCAGAAGGTTCCCGCCGCAGGACACCCGGACTAAGACGGGAAGAAGTTGCTTCTCTTGCCGGTACTGGAATTACATGGTATACATGGCTGGAGCAGGGAAGAGAGATACAGGTATCGGCACAAGTATTAGAAAGTCTGTCCGGTATTAATGCTGAATGA
- a CDS encoding MFS transporter, producing the protein MSGLLIGILLSHVVSGLIGIVGALFSPSAGKISDRKGTQFTVGINIVVIITAYTVLSILGFKLWGLIVGVILLDLGVQSCNVSNQARIHQLSEEARNRVTSVYIVSYFLGGSLGSYLGTFSFQHFSWIGVCVVGLLSQLVAGAVHISGSRHVG; encoded by the coding sequence ATGAGCGGATTGTTGATAGGCATATTGCTTTCACATGTGGTAAGTGGTCTGATTGGAATCGTAGGAGCATTATTTTCCCCATCAGCAGGTAAGATTTCAGACAGAAAAGGGACACAATTTACAGTTGGAATAAACATTGTTGTTATTATAACTGCTTATACCGTATTAAGTATATTGGGATTTAAGCTATGGGGACTGATTGTAGGTGTTATTCTGCTTGATTTGGGAGTTCAGTCCTGCAACGTCAGTAATCAGGCAAGGATTCATCAGTTAAGTGAAGAAGCACGTAACCGTGTGACATCAGTTTACATAGTATCGTACTTCTTAGGCGGGTCTTTGGGTTCTTATTTGGGAACATTCAGCTTTCAGCATTTCAGTTGGATTGGGGTTTGTGTTGTCGGGCTTTTAAGCCAGTTGGTTGCCGGGGCTGTTCATATAAGTGGGAGCAGGCACGTAGGATAA
- a CDS encoding sialate O-acetylesterase, whose amino-acid sequence MVKSFLMLGQSNMAGRGFIHEVPPIYNERIQMLRNGRWQMMTEPINYDRPVSGISLAGSFADAWCRQNQEDIIGLIPCAEGGSSLDEWAVDEVLFRHAITEAKFAMQSSELTGILWHQGESDSVNGNYKVYYKKLLLIIEALRKELNAPDIPIIIGGLGDFLGKEGFGKSCTEYNFINQDLEKFAFEQDNCYFVTASGLTSNPDGIHINAISQRKFGLRYFEAFSNRQHVLKPLINENELLNLNHDRTHTEAEKIYIKSMDFALGKISYDKFVSQVMQINND is encoded by the coding sequence GTGGTTAAATCGTTTTTAATGTTAGGACAGTCAAATATGGCTGGACGGGGATTTATTCATGAAGTACCCCCGATTTATAATGAAAGAATACAAATGTTGCGTAATGGTAGATGGCAAATGATGACTGAGCCCATCAATTATGACCGTCCTGTTTCGGGAATAAGTCTAGCGGGTTCATTTGCAGATGCATGGTGTCGTCAAAATCAAGAAGATATTATTGGCTTAATTCCTTGTGCTGAAGGTGGAAGTTCACTGGATGAGTGGGCTGTAGACGAAGTGCTTTTTAGACATGCAATAACTGAAGCTAAATTTGCTATGCAAAGTAGTGAGTTAACAGGAATTCTATGGCATCAAGGAGAAAGTGATAGTGTTAATGGTAACTACAAAGTATATTATAAAAAGTTACTTTTAATTATTGAGGCTCTTAGAAAGGAGTTGAATGCTCCAGATATTCCAATTATTATTGGTGGTTTAGGAGATTTTTTAGGCAAAGAAGGATTTGGAAAAAGCTGTACTGAATATAATTTCATTAATCAAGATTTAGAAAAATTTGCTTTTGAACAAGATAATTGTTATTTTGTCACTGCTTCAGGTTTAACTTCTAATCCTGATGGTATTCATATTAATGCAATTTCTCAAAGAAAATTTGGTTTACGATATTTTGAAGCCTTTTCTAATAGGCAACATGTATTGAAGCCATTAATTAATGAAAATGAGTTGCTAAATTTAAATCATGACAGAACACATACCGAAGCAGAAAAGATATATATAAAAAGTATGGATTTTGCATTAGGAAAAATATCATATGATAAATTCGTATCTCAAGTCATGCAAATCAACAATGATTAA
- a CDS encoding PadR family transcriptional regulator, with the protein MIPLLILGLLKQKPGSYGYELLALMEDRHYKYIVNFTKGSFYYNLQQLEEKQYIKKVDQLDNTRETRNYIITELGNKEFEKLMYKYGSKTEYVNLSFYAAMLFANEYKSEELKKLIEIQIEQTNQKIFLLEQSLEHNETIPTYFKKMLENSLSHHLVNVQWFEGLLKDLRNEN; encoded by the coding sequence TTGATACCATTACTAATTTTAGGTTTATTAAAACAAAAACCAGGTTCTTACGGATACGAATTATTAGCGTTAATGGAAGACAGACACTATAAATATATAGTGAATTTCACTAAAGGGTCATTCTATTATAATCTTCAACAATTAGAAGAAAAACAATATATTAAAAAAGTTGACCAATTAGACAATACTAGAGAGACGCGTAATTATATTATCACTGAACTAGGGAATAAAGAATTTGAAAAATTGATGTATAAGTATGGCTCTAAGACTGAGTATGTAAATTTATCTTTTTATGCAGCAATGCTATTTGCTAATGAATATAAAAGCGAGGAACTAAAAAAGCTAATAGAAATACAAATCGAACAAACTAATCAGAAAATTTTTTTATTAGAACAATCTCTTGAACATAATGAGACTATCCCCACTTATTTTAAAAAAATGTTGGAAAATTCACTTTCTCATCACTTAGTAAATGTTCAATGGTTTGAAGGATTGTTAAAAGATTTAAGAAATGAAAATTAA